TACAGGTGGAGGTCGCCCTCGGCATCGCGGGCAAGGATGTCGTTGTTTCCGTCCCCGTCGAAATCGCCGGGTGAGAACACGACGTCGAACATGTTCCATCCGGTGCCCACGAGCCTGGGTTCATCCCACTGCGCTGTCTCGTAACTGGGGCACAGTCCGGCGTTACAAGTCCCTAGGCCATAGGTGTACGTTCGCGGGTACAGGACCAGTTCGCCGTCGTCCGTGCGGCCCAAAAGCTCAAAGTTCCCCCGCCCGGTCCACCCCATGGCCCGGTTGGAGGCAGAGATGGGCGCCGTCTCCTTGCTGTGCAGGAGAGTGTTCTCGTCGCCTCGCAGGGCATCGCCGCACTGCTGCTTCTCCGGAGTGGTGGCGTAGACGTTGAACGAAAGCCGGTTGCCCCGGTCCTCCGGCAAAACTTTGAGTGGTTCCACCTGGCGCTCTGGAGGGAGGGGGGTGCCGTTGCTGAGCCATTCGATCGTGTAGCCATCAGGCGCTGCCTCAGTTTTATCGCAGCCCGAGAATTCCGCTGGAGCACCCATCCGCAACTCCGACCCGACGTATGGCATGCCCACCATGGATACGATCCCGTCCATATCAATATGGTGGAGGGGCGCGGTCCCCGCCGCGGATGAAGGGGACACACCGGCACCCGCCAAGCCGGCCACGAGCAGGGCAACCATTGCGCCGGCCCGGGTGAGTGACGAGTCCCGCACGGCGGCAAGAGTTCTCTGACGTAACGACGAGGTGTTCATTCAGGCTCATTCCTGGTGGTGTCCGGCGCATGACGTCAGATGGGGACCATCCGGTTCCGCTCTGTCCTAACCTAGCTCAAGACATCTTGAGCAAAAACTGATGGAACCTTTCCGCCACAAGGACCCGCGAAGCCTTTATTTCTGATGTGATTCCCGCAACAATGGTGCTTGCACGCCAGGCTGGGGTTTGGTGCCGCTGGCTTTTGGGGAGTGTTTTGTGGGCAAGCATCATGATTCAGACCGGGCAATAGACCTGATCCGTGCCGAAGGATTCCATCGCGTTCTCATCGCGGGAAGCCTCGCCGTTCTGGCCTTCTTCGCCTTCGGCTTCCAACCGCTCAATGCGGCCCCCACCAGCACGGTTGATATTTCCTTGGCGCAGGGCGTCGTCGGGCCCACGGCATTGGGCACCCTGGTGCCGCCGGAGGCCGAGACACTCGTCATCGATCCCATGCCCGAACCCCCGGAACAACTTCCCGGCACCCCCATGGTCTACTTTGACCGCGCCATGGTCCGAACCGTCAGCAAAGACGGTTCCACAGGGCTCACGGTAGCTTCCGCGGGGTTGTCCCGTCCGCCCACCGGTGCCCTGTACGCACCCCTTGAGGTCCTCAACCTGAGTTCCAACTATGGCTACCGCTACAGCCCCCTGACTGGCTTGGCCGGCGAGTTCCACTGGGGCCAGGATTACGCCGCCGCCTGCGGAACACGCGTTTACGCGGCCGACGCCGGTGTGGTCCGGGCCGTCGGCTGGCATTTGTGGGGTGGCGGAAACCGCGTGGAGATCGAACACGGCAACGGCTTGGTCACCACCTACAACCACCTGCAGGCCATCGGCGTCACCAAGGGCCAATCCGTCCGGGTTGGCGAGGTCATCGCCCAGGTTGGCACTACCGGCTGGTCCACAGGTTGCCACCTCCACTTCGAGACGATCGTGAATGGCCTGCACACCAACCCCAACGGCTGGACCTACCTGCCCATGCGGCAGATTGATCCGCTGCAGACCATCTCCATGGTCAACTACCAGCCCGGCGTTGGAACGGGAACGTCCGCGGCTCCGGTATGGGCCGTTCCGGTAGCCGACGGCACCAACCGCGCCGTCATCGGCGGAGAGCACGAAGAGCCCGAGCCACTGCCGGTGGTGGTTCCGCCTACCACCACGACGCCGGGCACCACGACGCCGGGCACCACGACGCCGGGCACCACGACGCCACCGGTTACGCAGACACCCGCTCCAACGCAGAGTCCGACGGCGACCGCCTCACCGTCCGCGACGGCGACGCCGACTCCAACCCCGACACAGACTGCAACCCCGACACAGACTGCAACCCCGACACAGACTGCAACCCCGACACAGACTGCAACCCCGACGCCGACCGCCACGCAGACTGCTTCACCCACGGCCACGCCTACGCAGACAGCTACCCCGACTCCGACGCCTACGCCGACCACCACGGCGCCGGCTACCACCACTGCGCCTGCTACGACCACGGCGCCGGCCGCGAAAACTGTGGCACCGCCAGTGACCTCGTCGGACGCTTCCGCGCCGACCGCCGTCGTACCTCCTGCGGCGCCGGCTCCGCCGGCTCCAGCGCCGGCGGCTCCGGCTCCGGCGGCGCCTGCGGTGGTTGCCCCGGCGGCTCCCGCTCCGGCAGCGCCGGCGGCAGTAGTCCCGGCTCCTGTAGTCGTCGCTCCAGCACCTGCTGCGCCGGCCGTGACGCAGGCCGTGGCTCCTGCTCCAGCTCCCGTTGCGCCGGTGGCTCCTGTGCCTGCTCCGGCACCCGTCGCGGTACTGCCGACGACGCTCCCAGCGGTGGTTCTTCCGCCTGGATATGTCCTGGTAGCACCGGACAAGGTCCGGCTGCCCAACGGCACGGTGGTCCTGTTGTCCACCCTGGTTCTTCCTCCGACGCCCTAGAGGTCCCTACGCTGAGGGCACGCGAAACGCCAACACGCCCGCGTTTCGCGCCCCAAAGCCAGCTCCCGTAAGCTCGATGGCGGCAAGCCCGCCAGCCGACGTCGTCAGGAAGCGAACCCCATGACCAGCCTGTACAGCATTCCCCTCACCTTCAACGATGGCTCAGAAGCGGACTTCGGCCGGTTCGAGGGGAAAGCGGTCCTGGTGGTCAACGTGGCTTCCGAGTGCGGCTTCACACGCCAGTACGCCGGGCTCGAAGAGCTGTACGGCAAATACCGCGAACAGGGCCTGGAGATCCTCGGCGTGCCCTGCAACCAGTTCGGTGGGCAGGAACCCGGCGCGGATGAGGAGATCGCGGAATTCTGTGAGCGGAATTTCGGCGTGACCTTCCCTCTGACCAGCAAAGCGAACGTCCTGGGAAAGCAGCAGCACCCCCTGTTCGCGGAGCTGACCCAGGATGAGGACGGCCAGCCTGCCAAGGTGAAGTGGAACTTCGAGAAGTTCGTCATAAACCGGGGCGGAGATCTCGTGGCAAGGTTCCCATCCACAGTGGAGCCTGACTCCGAAGACCTTGTGAAGGCAGTGGAAAAAGCGCTGGCGTAAAGCCACCAATTTTGAAGGGAGGAAAGTAATTTTCCAACATTCCGCCGGATGTTAGCCAGTTGTTGGCTAGTTGTCTGGTTGGATTGGCCCTACTGGATTGATACGGGAGACGCCGTCTCCCACCAAACGCTAAGGCAAGCTATGGAGCTCATCGAGGCCGAGTACCCCAAACCAGGTCATGTGCTTTTGCACCTGAGTGATCTGCACCTGGTGGGTGGTCCGGGCACGCTCTATGGCTCTGTGGACAGCGCCACCAGGCTCCAGGAGATCTGCGACCAGATCGTCGCCTCCCGGATCAGGCCGGAAGCCATCATCTTCACCGGAGACCTCGCGGACAAAGGTGAGCTGGAAGCCTACAAGCGGCTCCGCGACATGATCGAACCTGTCTGCGACGCTCTCGGGTCCAAAGCCATCTGGGCCATGGGCAACCACGACAACCGTGCCAACTTCCGTTCCGCCTTCGTGGATGCCTCCGAGGCCAGCAAGCCCCACGACCCCGTGGACCGCAGCTACTTCGTGAACGGGCTCCGCATCATCACGTTGGACACCACCGTCCCTGGCCACCACTACGGTGAACTGTCGGAGTCCCAGCTCGAATGGCTGGCTGCCGAACTGGCCACCCCGGCTCCCGACGGCACCATCCTTGCCCTGCACCATCCGCCTGTCCCGTGCGTCCAGGACCTCGCCGTGTTGGTGGAGCTCCGCGGCCAAGCCGCACTGGCCGCCGTCGTGCGTAATACGGACGTCCGCACCATCCTGGGTGGCCACCTGCATTACTCCACGACGGCGGGCTTCGCCGGCATCCCGGTATCGGTGGCCTCGGCCACGTGCTACACGCAGGACCTTGGCGTCCGCGCAGGCGCGCAGCGGGGCAGGGACGGTGCGCAGTCGTACAACATGATCCACGTGTACGAGCACACGATTGTGCATTCGGTGGTGCCAATGTCCGGCGGCGTCACCGTGGGCGAGCCCGTGGACGCTGACGAGGTTCAGCGTCGGCTGGCTGAAGCCGGCATCCGCATCCCCACGAATCGCGGGTGGGTGCCCACACATCGCCGGGCACGCACACCTCGTCGATGCCGCTTGTTGCTCCCGGTGGTTTTACTTCTCCCAAGGCGCCTTAACCGGGAAGTACTTCTCCAGGAAGTCCGTCACCAGGTCGGCACGCTCGTTGGCTTCAACCTCCGGGAAGCTGCCGTCGTTCAGGCAGAAGAAGTCCATGTGGCGCTTCGCCAGGAGCTTGGGCAGGTAATGCAGGCCAGCCCACATGGTGGAGTCCACGTACCTGACCTTGGCGTTGGTCTGCGTGACGGCGCGGCCCGTGAGCAGCGCGTAGTAGTGGTAGAACGAGTTGGTGACCGAGATGTTGTCCGCAGCGCGGAAACGGCTCCCGGCGGTCTTAGCGAATTCCGCCGGGAATTCTTTCTCCATTCGGGCCACCACGCTGCGCCGCAGGGGAGCTGCGGTGTGTTCGAGGTGCCGGGTGGTGATCCGGCCAAAACGCTCCCAGAGCAGCTTCCGGTTGACGCGTGCCGCGTTCTCGAAGCCGCTGCGTTCGGCGTCGTTCTCGCCCAGCCCGATCCGGGTGTCAGCCTCGATGAACTTGGTGATGCCACCGGGAGTGAAGAACATGTCCGGGCCCACGGGGCGGCCAAAGAACATGTCGTCATTGGAGTACAGGAAGTGCTCGGAAAGCCCCTCGATGTGGTGGAGCTGGCATTCCACGGCCTGCGAGTTGTGCGTGGGCAGGACCGAGGTATCGGCGAAGAACTCCTCGCTGCGAACGATCGTGACCGACGGGTGGTCGGCCAGCCACTCAGGGGCGGGGGAGTCGGTGGCGATGAAGATCCGCCGTACCCAGGGCGCGAACATGTGCACCGAACGCAGGGCATATTTCAGTTCGTTGATCTGGCGGAAGCGGGCCTCATGGTCGTCACCCTCGCCCAGAACGGCCCCGGCCTGCTGCGCGCGCCGCCTGGCGATGTACTCGGGGTCGCTGCCGTCCACCCACGAGAAAACCATGTCGACATCAAAGTCGATGTCGCTTGCGTGGTCCGCGAACATGTTCTCGATGGTGGGCCAGGTCAGGCCGTGCCGCTGAACGGTTCCACGGACAGCGTCCTGCCGCAGCATGGTGCGGCGGGTCAGGGAGTTCTCCACGGGCAGCTCAAGGTGGTCGCCTTCAAACCGCCACAGCTCCAGCTGCACGCCCAGCGCCGGGCCGTACCAGAGGCCACCGCCCGTTTCGACGCGCGGGCGGTACAGGCGGAAGATGCGCGCTTTCCGGTTGGCGGACAGCTCGCCGTCGGCCACCAGGACCGAGGTCTTCTTCTTGGCGTCCACGGTCATGGAGTAGAAGGGCTCGTTGTGGAACGCTGACACCAGCGCCTCACGGACCTCCTTGCGTGACTCCCAGTCGACAGCGATAACCGGCCTCTCATCATTGCCGCGCACCAGGATGAAATCGACGCCGGCAGCGTCCAGTGCCGCCCTGACAGCCAGGAGATCGGACACCATGGCCTGTTGCGGGGTGAGGTCGGCGTTGATCAGGGCGTACCGCCCACGGTGACGGACGACGTCGGACCGGTGCTTAAGGTGCGCGACGACGGCAGGCGAGATCGCCTCAGCAATCGTGTCCTCTTCTATGGACGGGCTGCCGTGGTAAATCGGATCGACCTGTGCTTGTGTGATGGCTGTATCTCCGGGATCGTCGGTGCGTGAAACTGGACTCGCTGGTTGTCAGATGGAAAGGGCCTCGCGCCAGCTGCGGAGGAAAGCGCCGCCGGCGTCGTCGTGGATGACTTCGTCCGCCAGTTGGAGGTCAGAGGCCGTCAGGATGGTGTAGGGCTTCACCGGTACGCCGTCTGCGGGCCGGACGTCCACGTGCTTTACGTCGTGATCGTTGTGGTGAAGCCAGTCTGCCATGGCATAGTCCGTGCGGGAATCACCCACGGTCCGCCATGAGAGCGGAGTGATGCCCTGGGCCGCGAGCAGTTCGACGGCGCGGCTCGCTCCGAGGTCTTTGCCGAGGCGGACGGATTCGATGTCCGTGGAGATGATGGTGGGGTCCAACCGGTAATCTGCCGTGTCATCGGATTCTGGCGCATGGTGGTCCAGAATCGCCGCGTTGAGGCCATGGCGTCCCATGATGTCCAGGGCGTCGGCGTCGAAGAGTTTCTGTTCGGCCAGGTAGTCCGCGCTGGCCACGTCCAGGTGCTGCTCCACGGAAACCATGGCGCGCTTGGTCTCGTCAAAGAACATGTGCGCGGAATAGTCCTCGGCAACCAATCGGCGGATATCGTCGCCGTAGGCCTTGGGTACCGCGAGTTCGCGGTCCACATGGATGGGACCGGGGCCTTCCGCCGTGTAGCTGAACCACACAGCGCCCTTCTCGCAGATGGCATGGATGACGGTGTTGGACGGCATTCCGGCGGCGATCATGGGCTCCATGACCTGCTCGCTGATGAACGCGTCAGAGCGGCCTGTGTTGAAAATGACGGGAATGCCCGCCGAGGCCAGCGCCACCATGTCCGCGATGATGTCCGGCTTGACGTCGCGCGTCACAGGGCTGGCAATGGGGCCGTCGACATCCAACAGCAACGCCAGGGCGGGCGTGGCGTGGGCAGCGGTCCGTTCAGTACCTTGGAGCGGTTGAGTCATGCCCCTATTCTGTCAGTCCCCGCGGCTACCCTCACAGCTATGACGTCTGTGACGCCCCACGAAGGTTATAGACGGCACTCGTGGAAAGTACGCGCCAGTACGGACGGACTTTGCTGATCACTGCTTCCTACCGGAATTTGCCTTCGGGATCCGGTGTGCATCGGGTGTTGCCGCCGAGCGTGGTGCCGAAGCTGCTGGTTCCAAGCTGCATGGAGAACTTGCCATCGCCAAAGCCAGTGGTGGTCTGGTCTCG
Above is a genomic segment from Arthrobacter sp. YN containing:
- a CDS encoding FG-GAP repeat domain-containing protein, giving the protein MNTSSLRQRTLAAVRDSSLTRAGAMVALLVAGLAGAGVSPSSAAGTAPLHHIDMDGIVSMVGMPYVGSELRMGAPAEFSGCDKTEAAPDGYTIEWLSNGTPLPPERQVEPLKVLPEDRGNRLSFNVYATTPEKQQCGDALRGDENTLLHSKETAPISASNRAMGWTGRGNFELLGRTDDGELVLYPRTYTYGLGTCNAGLCPSYETAQWDEPRLVGTGWNMFDVVFSPGDFDGDGNNDILARDAEGDLHLYPGDGHGGWMDSSVVGTGWNIFDTIVGPGDFDGDTINDVLARDAEGDLHLYPGDGDGGWKEPQVVGTGWQVFDKIMASGDLSGDGNVDILGRDHDGYMHHYRSDGQGDWQGAGTWGPGWEVMTDVIGVGSYTHNLGEAIHWGHTVTRNDTIAINPEGDLLKYAGFVPTSETIGTGWDIFRSLI
- a CDS encoding M23 family metallopeptidase, whose translation is MGKHHDSDRAIDLIRAEGFHRVLIAGSLAVLAFFAFGFQPLNAAPTSTVDISLAQGVVGPTALGTLVPPEAETLVIDPMPEPPEQLPGTPMVYFDRAMVRTVSKDGSTGLTVASAGLSRPPTGALYAPLEVLNLSSNYGYRYSPLTGLAGEFHWGQDYAAACGTRVYAADAGVVRAVGWHLWGGGNRVEIEHGNGLVTTYNHLQAIGVTKGQSVRVGEVIAQVGTTGWSTGCHLHFETIVNGLHTNPNGWTYLPMRQIDPLQTISMVNYQPGVGTGTSAAPVWAVPVADGTNRAVIGGEHEEPEPLPVVVPPTTTTPGTTTPGTTTPGTTTPPVTQTPAPTQSPTATASPSATATPTPTPTQTATPTQTATPTQTATPTQTATPTPTATQTASPTATPTQTATPTPTPTPTTTAPATTTAPATTTAPAAKTVAPPVTSSDASAPTAVVPPAAPAPPAPAPAAPAPAAPAVVAPAAPAPAAPAAVVPAPVVVAPAPAAPAVTQAVAPAPAPVAPVAPVPAPAPVAVLPTTLPAVVLPPGYVLVAPDKVRLPNGTVVLLSTLVLPPTP
- a CDS encoding glutathione peroxidase — encoded protein: MTSLYSIPLTFNDGSEADFGRFEGKAVLVVNVASECGFTRQYAGLEELYGKYREQGLEILGVPCNQFGGQEPGADEEIAEFCERNFGVTFPLTSKANVLGKQQHPLFAELTQDEDGQPAKVKWNFEKFVINRGGDLVARFPSTVEPDSEDLVKAVEKALA
- a CDS encoding stealth family protein, encoding MVSDLLAVRAALDAAGVDFILVRGNDERPVIAVDWESRKEVREALVSAFHNEPFYSMTVDAKKKTSVLVADGELSANRKARIFRLYRPRVETGGGLWYGPALGVQLELWRFEGDHLELPVENSLTRRTMLRQDAVRGTVQRHGLTWPTIENMFADHASDIDFDVDMVFSWVDGSDPEYIARRRAQQAGAVLGEGDDHEARFRQINELKYALRSVHMFAPWVRRIFIATDSPAPEWLADHPSVTIVRSEEFFADTSVLPTHNSQAVECQLHHIEGLSEHFLYSNDDMFFGRPVGPDMFFTPGGITKFIEADTRIGLGENDAERSGFENAARVNRKLLWERFGRITTRHLEHTAAPLRRSVVARMEKEFPAEFAKTAGSRFRAADNISVTNSFYHYYALLTGRAVTQTNAKVRYVDSTMWAGLHYLPKLLAKRHMDFFCLNDGSFPEVEANERADLVTDFLEKYFPVKAPWEK